Part of the Cercospora beticola chromosome 5, complete sequence genome is shown below.
TTGCACTCCTTGAACAAGGCTGTGCTTACTTGCACGCAAAAATCTTTGAGCGCGCTGTTCTTGTCTGGTCCGAGAGGCGCACGCTGAGGCTGCGGAAGGTTGTTGTAGAGTTCAATCGTGCTGCTTAGATAGAGCTCTCTCAGGTTCGGAAAGCGCGCCAAGATAGGAGGGAGGCTGTGGATCGGGTCACCGTATCTTGACAGGTTTAGAACCTCGAGTTGAGGAGCTTTGCGGGAAAGAGTTGAGACCATGAAATTGGTCCAGTAGATGTGCAGATTGAGGTTTCTTAGGGAAGGCAGCGAGAGCAATGCTCTGTCCCCAAGCAGCTCCAGTGACTCCTCCCACGATTCAAGGTGTATGTCCTTTATTGGGTCAGTAGTGACTCTGCAAGGCCAGCAGCTACACAGAAGCCTCCAGGTGCCGGAAGATGCCACATATAAATGAAAGTGGATGTACTGCGGTGAGGGTGGGAGGAACGCACCACCACGATGTACTTACCTGCAATTGTGGGCACAGATCGCAGATCCAAGATCCCATCCAGACGCCGAGGGTGACACGCTTAATCGAGAGCTGATCCAGGGCCGTTTTTGGCACATTTTCCTCGAAAACTTTCCAGGGCTCTACGGCCAAGGCCAAATCCTCGAGATTGGCCATCTTGCGCAAGGCAGTGCCAAACGCTAGTGCAAGATCGACACTTGGCTTCGTAGACTGCTCCTTGCGGCTTATGAAGGTTCCTCCGTGCTTGTTCACACGCGTCGTGTGCTCAGCACCGGTATCAAGAACGAAAGTCGTGGCATATTTCGCAGCCGATGAGTTCTCAGAAATGTCGACTAGTGCGCGACCTACCCGATCCCATTCCCAGTTGTGGCCGATTCTGATACCTTTGAAGACGAATGGCGACGAAACGCGTCGCAGGCGCTTGCAAGTGACGGAGAAGCACTTCAGTGCCGTGAAAGGGTTTGCTTGTTGATCGTTGACGATTATAAAGGACGACTTGATTGGGATGAATTCCTTCGTCTGCAACGCGCGATAAATCTCGGAGAGACAGTCATCGTTGAGGTCGAGGAGTGTCTTCTTGATTTGCATGGCGGCCATGAGTAGAGGTGTCGAGGCGAACAAGCGCGACGCCCAAGAAGATGATCGCAACGTCCTCTTAAATCGTGCTATAGAGTTCTTGTCGCCGATCGCGAGAACCTCGAGTTGCTGTAGGCTGGTGGTAAGCAGACAAGTGGCGAGCGCACGGAACAGAGATTGGTGTCCGTGAAGCAGCGACCGACTGATGCCGACTGTTGCGAGAGTGAAGAGAAATGCAATACTTGACCAGGTGCAGCGTGGAGTGAACACTCGCTGGGCTGCTTCCTCTTTTACAGTGGCTGCCTAGAGAGCCTTCCGCTGCGTTTGCGCGGCCGTTGTTGGAAAGTGCCGCGTCTGTTTGGTGTCGGAGTggaaggcgaggacgagcgcGACTGAGATACCAGAAACGCGGGACCGGCGCTAACCGTTTCAAGTAAGAGGCAAGTTTGCCGA
Proteins encoded:
- a CDS encoding uncharacterized protein (antiSMASH:Cluster_2), with product MAAMQIKKTLLDLNDDCLSEIYRALQTKEFIPIKSSFIIVNDQQANPFTALKCFSVTCKRLRRVSSPFVFKGIRIGHNWEWDRVGRALVDISENSSAAKYATTFVLDTGAEHTTRVNKHGGTFISRKEQSTKPSVDLALAFGTALRKMANLEDLALAVEPWKVFEENVPKTALDQLSIKRVTLGVWMGSWICDLCPQLQDIHLESWEESLELLGDRALLSLPSLRNLNLHIYWTNFMVSTLSRKAPQLEVLNLSRYGDPIHSLPPILARFPNLRELYLSSTIELYNNLPQPQRAPLGPDKNSALKDFCVQVSTALFKECKALKSLDFKELDFQDGYYVEKRQRSDGSVNFDLSYTKSRKGEFDGLRRDGSSLY